In Prinia subflava isolate CZ2003 ecotype Zambia chromosome 8, Cam_Psub_1.2, whole genome shotgun sequence, the genomic window GACACGGCTTGGACCTGGCACTGGGGTCGGGCTGCCCGGGTGGAGTGGGTGGGGGGCACccttgatgctgctgctgctgccctgtggtACCCCCGGTTttcagcctggccctgcagacAACCTCGGACGCCTGGAGCCTCGGGGGGTGAGGTGGCAGCATCGCATTTGCAGCTCAGCGCCCTCCATGCCAGACCTCTGCAcgggcagcagcagaagtgccTCATCCTGCCCTCCCTGGTGGCGAGAGGCTGCCCAGGCAAGGACTGGGGGGAACTGGAGAGACCCCCCCGCCTGCATCCCACCccaagtgtgtgtgtgaagggCAGCAATGAGAgattttccccctccctgctgcagcccctcagccctggaCCTCCTCCCCATggcccagccccatcccactCCTTGTGCAGGGACAAAGCCTCCCATCCatcctgcctccccctcccaTCCTGGGGTGAGGGGGTCGGGATCCCCGGGCAAGCAACACTGAGGGGAGGGTGAGGGGTGAGGGATGGCCAGGAAACACATCCCAGGGGGAAGagctgcttttggttttttcttttttcctcaaattttttagtatttaaaaaatgttggtGGGATCTAATAAGCAACTGTGTGGCCCCGAGGCTGGAATTCTCCATCCCCAGGGACCAGGGCACTGAGGTGATGGCTCCTGTCTTCTCTTCTTGGCCAATATGACAAAACTGGGATGGATTCTGGAACGTGTCCATGATGGGATCTGCAGATTTCACCAGCACAAAATTCTCAGCTGAGAAATTGTCACTGGCTTTGTACCTGGTTTTTCTTCAAGCTGGGATGGAaatttttcacataaaaatgcTGTGGAAAGTGTGCCAAAGACAGAGGGGCCTTCCCCAATCCCCTCCTGACCCACCCTCTGGCTCCATGGCCTCAGTGGTAGGGTTTGGTTTTCCACGTGGATTTGTGCTGTCCAAGGCCCCCGATGGGAATGAAGTGTTTCAGTTTTAGTGAAACACCCTCTGCCCTCCTGATCCCCTGCCagatccctgcctgccctggctgcccgTGGTCCTGCTCACACACAACTTCTAAACGGAGTCAATCTGCCAGGACAGTCCTCGGTGGGGagggggtccctgtccctgccacccctcAGAGCCACCGCACCAAGGAAGGGATTCCCGGGGCCAGTCCCAGGGCCagtcccctgcagcagcaccacagcaggacacagtgcagtggcagtgccagcccggTGGCCTTGGCCACTCCCCGTGCACAGCAGGGTGGGTCCAGCAGGGCCTTTCCTCGTCTGGGGGTTCCTGGCAATGCCGATGCACCAGGGCACTTTCTGTGTCCAGCTCCGAGGGCTCCAGCATTTCCTAGCCTCTCTCCTGTAGTTTAGGGCTGTATTTACACACAACCATGTACCAGTGTCCCCCACCCCCAGAGCATCCCCTGGCACCCAAGGGGTCCCTGTCCGTCCCTCCCGGGCCAAGCCCGTCCCATCAGATTCCCGTGTAGCACCGACATTTTACAGTACACTTGAACCTTTGTATCCTCAAAAAAGGTAATTACTGTATTTAATTTCCCGTTATTTGATGTGTTTCTATCGAGTGTGTTTTATCTTTCATGGCTTTAAGTTACgggagaggagggaggcagagcaggagtgagggggctggggggtcccACTGGTGTGGGGACAGGCTCTGGTCACCGCCTCTGCCCAAGGTCCTGGAACCCTGGACCtgtgttgggtttggggttcaGCATTCCTGGAAACCCAGGAGCCCACAAGCTTCTGGAAGAACTtccctgagcagggatggggtgggaaaCAAAGGATTTCTTGCTTCCTCATGACTCCCAGCTCGGCGTCTCCACCGGTGCCACCGGCAGGATGGGCACCATGCCCTGCACAGCGCCACAgagcagcggcggggccggagaCGGcgccaggctggggaggggaccCTGGACCGGCTTCAAAGTTCAGGGgcggacagggacaggcaccgGCTGCTCCAGGGACACGGGCTCGTAGCCAGGCACTGCCGACGGCCTTGGTGAGCCGCAGCCCCAGGCACAGTGCGGGTGCCTGCTGGTGCCAGGGGGCACCGGGTGTCTGCAGTCCCTCTCGGTGCTTTGGGAGGGTGGCAGGATGCGGACGGGAGATGCCCAGGCACAGGAATTGCAACAGCCGCACACTTCCCGGTCACGGCTTGGCTCTCTCCCAGTGTCTGCAGCCGGTGCTGCCCGGGGTCACGGCCCAGGAGCTCGCACAGTCCCTGTTTGGTGGCTCCCGGGGCCGGTGGTGCCATCCGGGGCTGGCGCCAGCCCGGTGCTCTGGTTACTGGAGCCGGTGGTGCTGGCGTTGTGCAAACACCGCCGagacagggctggaggcagccacagccagtTCAGCCCAGAAATCTGCTGGCACGGCAGATTGGCCACCCGGGCAGGGCTGATGCcagtgctcctggagcctggGCTGGCCAGGCTCGGGGTTGGGGGGGCAGCACAACCCCCCAAAGCATCGTGTGGTGCCAAAGCCTTtgcctgtccccattcccagctgctgaTCCTGACCAGCAACACGATAACCACAACAGAGTCCAGCTCTGGGGGTCCCACTTCTGCCCCAGGGTCTCAGGGCAGAGGACCCACAGCCTGAGCTGCCCGTGACcttggggagctgcagccccctggTCCCTGCAGCGCCATGGGGACACCAGAGGCACCTGGAtcctctgggcagcagctccaaggcCACGCTGCGGTGCTGGAttggggctgagcagagctcagggcagagggaccagggggacagagctgctcctggctcctctCACAGCCCCATGTGCTCCCTCCACAGTGACCCCAATATCTGTTTTGGTCATTGCCAAGAGTGGCCACAGCTGGCCcagctgcacagcctggctggaggagagggactCTGCCATGGGTGCATCTGttcagctgctctggagcacaGCGAGTGTCTCTGTTCCTGCCATCCCTGTGGTGCCTGTGGCAGGATAAATGTTTTACTGCTTTATTGAAAATACCCCTGAGAGGGTCCAAAATTAAGCCAATGCAGAGGCACCAAATGAGAACAAAGGTAGAGAAGAGCACAGCGACCTCAGAGCCTCTTTCTGCTCTGAGCTACAGCACGAGCTGacccttcagctgctgcatATCACGGCAGCACCATCTTCCTCCAGGCCCTGCCAATTTACGTCATCTGAGAATCCAGCCCAAATTCAGACCAATCATTTCCAAAAATCCGATGTTTCACTGTCATGGAAATGTCACCGTttatttcccagctctgcaatgCTGGGAGGTCGAGCCCGCCCGCAACCCCGTGCTGCGTAAAAGGGCAGGAGAATTTCCCAGCACCAGGAAAAATCCACTGCTCTGTCATTCCTGCCTGTGGATGCTGCTTGCTCCTCGAGGGAAGCAGGTTTCCAGCAGGACTTAGTCATTTTATACACTTTAGATTTGCAAAGCTGCCTCTTTGTGCTGCTCAGGGGGTGATTCCTCCCCCAGactttccctcctgcagcactggggtgtCAGGGCTGAGTCCCCCATGGTgggagctcagctcagctccatgACCTCCCTCAGCCCAGACACCTCAAGAACAGGAGACCCCACGGGTGGTAGAAAGCCCAGCCAGGGCATTGTGCTCCTTCAGGGCAGATGGTCCAGCTGAGGGACAGTGGTtccacagagagcacagctcccgtcccttccccagggcagccagTGCCCCACGGAGAGGCTCAGAGGATCATCTCATCCCACCggagctgaaagtctttagCTGAGACTCCTGATACGATGGTgcataacaaaaaaaagtctaaatACATGCCGTTGCCAAAATGCAACCCAGAAGCAGGAGAAGGGGAGCAGGAGAAGCTCAGCAGTgtgtgggcagctgctggccctgagtGTCCCAGGGTCCTGTCCCTacgggctgggcaggagctggcggAGCAGGTCGATGACAAGGGACACTGGCTGCACGGTGTCGTACTCTGCAAACAGGTGACAGAGGTTCCCCGAGTCTGCCTGGCTTTTGGCCACGAACCCAAAGATtctttgagaaagaaaagaggctTGCTCAGTTTGCATCCAGGAATCTGAAGGAATAGGCTGAAACCAGCCCAGCCACAAAGCCAAATCCCAGTTCCAGCAATTCCACCTTGGCCCGCTCCCCAATCACGTTTCCTTGGAAGCCAAGCAGCCGGGAGGAGCACTTTTGGCAAGGCTTCCCCAGCTGTGAAAAGATTCTTGAGCACAAGGTAGAGCCAGATATAAACTCTCTTCCTGAGCCCAGCACAAGTCCCTGGGAAGGCTGTGGGATTTGGATGGGGGGTTCTGCACAAGGGGATGTGCAGAACAGGGCTCAGCCAAACCTCTCATCCAAACCTACAGAGCAAGGCCCTCCAAAGCTTCACCCACCAGTCCCACGCCTCATCCTGCCACCATGGTAACTTCTATCACATCCCCCCtcattctctgctgctctgcaatgCAGCCACCTCCCAAAGCAGCATCATTCCCCTGGATTCCAGCCCCCCACTCCACGCAGGAGGTCCCTGCTCTTACCTGGAGGACTTGCAGTACTTCTGCCACCTGGGGGAAGAACAGAATTGGAGTTGCTCAAAGGCTGATGTTTAACTCATTCCATCAGCTGCAAAGCCAAGGGTTATGTTTAGATCCGCCCCAGCACGgtgtgcccagggcagtttTATGGGATTTAGGATTTGAAGTGGTGCAGAGGCACTGGGAaccacagggaagggaggctCTGACAGGCACGGCTGCCCAAAACTCACTTTCTGTTCTCAGGGTCCATCCCACAGAACCTGATGGCAGCCAAGGGGTAGTGTCTCCTGAAAAACAAcctggaagaggagagagaattGTTAGGAAAGGGAAGGGCCTGGGTAAGGACATGAATTTGCAAATCCAAGCCCTGTTGTGCTTGTGGGAGACTGAGGGTCTCAAggcatcccaaaatcccaaccCTGGGTGCAGCTGGTTCCTGCATCCCACCAAACACAGCACCCCTGATTAAGGGCTCAAATCCATCCCTGGATCGTGACGTGGGTTTCTCCAACCAGGAGAATCTTTCCTGAggctgggagctgaggaaggaACTGCCTCTCTCCATGAACCCCCCCTGGGCCACCCCCTTGGCCCCTGCTGGGCTCTTACTTCCTCTGGACGTCGGTCAGCGTGACGCCCTGCTCTGTCACCCTGAAGTGCACCAGGGTGGGCGTGGGCAGCGTCTCCAGCTCCAAGGTGCAGGAGATGCCCTTCAGGATGGCCGGGGCTCCTGTCAGCGTCTCCACGTTCACAGAGTTGAGGTACAGGACGTTgcacactgcagggacagcacagggccCGCCTCAGCACGGATGTGACCCGGGCCAGACCCAGGGCTGGGTCCCCGGGGCCATCCTGCAGATCCCTCACATGGACCCGGGTCAAGTTTGTTTTGACGAAAATTAAAAGGTTTGGTGACTCAGAAATTCTTCACtaatttggtttggtttacTTTAATTCTTTGCACTAATTGTTGTAAAAGTCAAAGTATTTAATTTCCCGTTTCTAAATGTCAcatttgctggggttttttttctgtttattacaTATTTCCtttaatgaaaagcagaaataccCCAAGCCAACGAAGGGCTGAAGGCCAACCTCAAACATGACATTTCAGGCTGATTGAGCTGTTTAAAGGGCTGTTCTGGGTCAAACTAAACTTTCCAGCTTGCCAAGGgatttttcagaatttccagcaaaacaaagcagtccccagctccccagcctgcaTTGTGACCCATCCATGTCGTCTCCTGCCCTTCATTCTTTGCCCTCACCTGGAGCCCACCCAGGCTGAGGTGCACAGACCcttcccagtcctgctctgtCATCCCACATGTGCCCCATAAGGTCCCTCAGCAATTTCACCAGCCCCTGACTGCCCATCCCTCTCCTAAGGCTGTTCCACCCTCGTTGAAACCAATCAGGAGAGAGGCTTAAAACTCAGGAACTCTTTACAACTGTgaaaactgggggtcttttaTCAGCCCCATCACCTCAAGAACTGTGTTTTCAAGCATCTTGAGGACCCAAAGTCtcctttccttaaaaatatcAGGTTCCCTTGCAGCCCAGGGAAAAATCTGCAGAAATCCTGTGGGTATCTCCATGGGGAAGCTGGAGGGGGATGTCACACCAGTGCCCACCACTGCACAGGGGCgatctgctgctgtcacagggtGCCCAAGGCTCCGCTCTTGCCagctgggctgtccccagggctgctgccctcACCTGCAGTTTTCCTGGCCAGGGATGGTGCGGATTCAGGAGCGCAGTCAGGGCTGTCCTCTCCATCAGCGAGATCTGCACAAAGCACAAGCAGGAGCAGTGATGccacaggctgggctgagctggtcACCTCTTTGGCCGTTCCTTATCTCAAAAGAGGCTCAAAGGCCCAGGACCACTCTAATTGCAGGGGTTTAGAGCAGTAATTAACTTAATTGTCCTTCATTTCCCCCTCTGGGCTCTGTTCATTCTGACCTCCCAATCCCATTTCCTTgccctctccccatccccagcGGAAGGGAGTcaccctgtcctgtccccagggcagctctgcaggtccctgccccacctgcagccaggggagcagctcccagcaggcaCCCAGGGGGGTGAGacccctccccacagcaggaCCGTGCCCACCTCCCCAGAGCATCCCTCCTGTCCCATCACCTACCTCGGGTGGGGATGCTGAGCttgcagggcagtgccagctgggtGATGGAGTGCTGGTAGACGAAGGCAGAGAGGCTCCCTGTAATCAGAACTGTGAGTTAGGGTGGGGGGCTGCTGCCTGGAACCCCCCACCCACACAACAGTGTCCCTGGGGGGCTGATGTCCCTGCTTTGGAGCCACTACCACGGTGTCACTGTCAGGGAAGTGCAGGCAGGATCTGGGGCTGGGGGGTTCCTGTGCTGCCAGGTGTGCAACACATTCACCTGGTCCTGGCTGGTGCTTCCAGGGGCTTTGGAaacagctcctggggctgccagcaaGGCACCAGCACCATCCTTACCGAAATAGAGCTCCTCGCTGGCACCTTTCAGGTGCACCCCTTTGGTGGAGGACTCGATGAGGAAGTGCCGGACGAGGTCACTGCTCTCCTCGCCTGCAAGAGGGACCAAAATCAGCATCAGCACCGGCCCCAGtgcccctgggcacccctgcccaccccagggTCCCATCCCAGGGCATAACTGGAGCTCCTTCGTGCTGCCATCATGATGCCAGCCCGTGAGAAGCAGAATGAGCACCCACAggctccctgccagcacctcccacACACCAGGGCCCTGTGGCTTCTCCTCTGCCTTTATTTTGAGCAGTTCCAGTTAAACCCTCGAAGCCACCCCCCGTTTGCACCCCCGTACCTGTCTGGCTGCCCGAGGGAGAGCCAGGAACCTTCATGGCCAGGCCGAAGGAGCCCCGGAATGAGGTGCTGTCCCGCACCAGGAACGTGCCTGGCTCCTTGTCCCTCAGCAGCTGGATTGCTGtcagggcacaggcagggctcagccaaacacagcagctgagacCTCCCCGTGCCCCGGTGCTCTGCAGGGAGTCActccttggcagcagcagggaaagctctgGAGCGTGTGCCAAGGACATGCACGTCCCTTGTGTGGCACCAGCTGGATTTGTCCCACGGGTCCCTGCAGTCCCCAGGAcgctcagcccctgcccaggcctcGCTGTGTGACAGGCAGGAGAAGCTTTGCTGGACTTGGAGGACACAGAGAGGCCGTGGCACAGCCCTTGTTTGTGAGCTGCCCCCCTCAGCCTGTGAGAGGGTCCTTCCACACCCATCAGCCCCCAGCAGACTTGGATTTGTCccccacagggacactggagaACCCTGGGGACAGGCCAGAGCCTGAGGTGGGGTCACACTCTGTGGAGCCTTTCCTGCCTCACCTCGGTCCCTGCTGATGCTTGGTTTGAACCAGTATTTTGATGTGTCCATCACAAACTTCATGGTGGGCTGCCCAGCCTTCAGGGGACCTGCAAGAGACCACGGGGTGTCAGGGCCAGCAGGAACCTGAAGGACCTCCACAGatggcagagcccagcaaagACATTTTCTCTCTCAGGCTGGCCAGGACTGAAGGTTTTTCAATCCTTTCGAATGCTTTCCTCCCCACTCCTCAGAATAGCTCATTCTCCATGTAATTATCTCTCTTGGCAGGCTGTGACATAGTGCAGAGAGGGTCACATGGAatcccctggcagtgccagcctgcccagccctgcacaatCCACTGGACCATGGGATTTACACCGGGATCTGACCCACACACCCTCTTGCTATTCCCATAAGGATCCCAATTAAAACCCTCTGCCCcgagagctgcctctgctcatCTCCTCCAGAGAACAATAGCCCCAGTGTCTGCCCTTGAATGAGGGACCTTGTGAACCCTGGTACCTTTTGGTGTGCTCAGAGCAAACGGGAACCCCAACCCCTCCTCCCAACCCAGTCTGGGTCTGCAaacaggcagggcaggacagaaTGATGTTTCTCATCCTCAGGTACTATAAATAGGTGCATCTGCATCtcctggagggagcagagcatTCCTGGCTGCTGAGCCCATGCCCCAAGGACACCGGTGGGCAGAGGGCTGTGACTAATCCAGAGTCACCAGCCTCAAGCTGGAGACCACCTGCACcacagggaaacacagcagggagCTCCAGCAAGGACCTCTCATCCTTTGTGTCTATAATCCACAGCTAAAGCAGAGGGGAAATGGGCTTtgctctccctttcccagcatCTTTTGGGGTCTGCAGCTCGTCCCTGTGACTCACCATCCGACAGGCAGCTGAGCGCGGGCGCCGACAGCGCGGCGTTCATCCCTCCCAGCCTcgaggctgggctgcagccggcctgggggggctgcagggcagagctggggggcgCTTTGGCCAGCCGGGGGGGGCCGTCTCCTTGCTCCAGGCACCCGTTCACCAGCAGCACCGGGATGTCGGCTGCGGAGGTGAGGATGGAGGGCgggcagctgctggcctggccCTTCTGCGCCAGGGAGGTGCCGGCGCTGGGGGAGCTGCCTGCCCGCGGGTGTGGGGGGCTCTGGCTGAAAGCTGCCCTGGAGTGAGACACgatggcaggggaaggggagcaggggctgcccagggagctggcGGGGGACAGGGAGGCAGCGGCTGAAGCATCTGAGTCCTCATTGTGGAGTgagtgggtgctgctgcaggagggagacAGAGCAGAGGTCAGGGGGGTTGTTCACACACAGAGACCGTCCCAGCCActgcaccagccctgcagggcctcACTCCCAGCCCAAGGAATGAGGGACTTGGGTactgccctgtgcccctcccACCAGGCACAGGTGGCACTTACCTGCCCAGGATGTAGCTGGTGTCAGATCCAGGGCTGGTGGAGAGCTGGGACACCCAGCTCCCCCTCTGCTGGGccctcagcacctgcagggGCTTCAGCAGATTGTCAGCCCCTGGGGAGGTGCTGAgggccccggggctgcgggaggctgtgtccgtgtgtcctgccaggcactgccagggcgCGCTGGGGCTCTCGGATGCTTTGCTACAGCTCAGGGTGGCCGACTGGGGACTCGAGGGTCCGGGTGGGCTCGAGAAAATCACGCTGTCACTGGTGCCATATTTGCCTCCGAGGGTCCCTTTTTGGGGCAGGAAGCTGCTGGCCTGGGGGGACCTGGAGAAGGGGGTGCCCgaagggctgggggagccctgtGGCAGGTCGGGCCCCGTGGCTCTGCCTGGTGTCAGCTCTATGTACTTGATGtctgcagagagaaagagaaattcatGAAGAATCTGGTGTGCTAGTTGTGTTCCTTAGCAAAGCTCTGTGAGGAACATGTGTCTGTTCTTCCCGTTGTGAATTTTGGCTCCCCCTCTGCAGCGCCGGGGGTCCAGAACTACCCTTTATTGAGATCCAGTGAGGGCTGATTCCTCACAGACCCCAAGGTGAAGTGACCCCCCCTCCCCGGTGCTGGcaggctcccagggaagggGGTTACGTGCGGTCATGTCTGGCTGCTCAGACCCCCCTCGCCAGCATTACCCAGCCAGGACCTGCCGAGacctgcagccagaggagggtgttccctccagcagctgctctgtttgTACCTGACTCAAGAGAAAAACACCTGGCTGCTCCCCCCGGGGTGACGTCAGGTTCAGAGGGTGGCCCTGCACACCccgggcacagcagcagggggaCCTCACCTGGCCCCAGGTACAGCTGGACTTCCATCCACACTGTGGCAGTGAGGCACAGGAAATCCACGTGGGGCAGGGGCATTTACAACACTCTTGGTGTCCACTACAGGACCAGCCATGCGGGCAGCAAGCACAGAcccaggcaggggctggctgctccctcctcctttctcccaccCTGCACAGATCTCTAG contains:
- the TNS4 gene encoding tensin-4, producing MSQVIESHVLRVGQTVCISSPEESQSPPGYPGLPGKYVYYSTGAWAEPPSVVHPKARLLPSGRAYSTQPVSEHVAAHTQGKGQQNSPLETAPAPCRPKEEEDASTDPEAQPMSPSLDITIETLNQMILEIDPTFQPLPCRPLKEAAQPAAQGGAAATKKHDLEAIDIKYIELTPGRATGPDLPQGSPSPSGTPFSRSPQASSFLPQKGTLGGKYGTSDSVIFSSPPGPSSPQSATLSCSKASESPSAPWQCLAGHTDTASRSPGALSTSPGADNLLKPLQVLRAQQRGSWVSQLSTSPGSDTSYILGSSTHSLHNEDSDASAAASLSPASSLGSPCSPSPAIVSHSRAAFSQSPPHPRAGSSPSAGTSLAQKGQASSCPPSILTSAADIPVLLVNGCLEQGDGPPRLAKAPPSSALQPPQAGCSPASRLGGMNAALSAPALSCLSDGPLKAGQPTMKFVMDTSKYWFKPSISRDRAIQLLRDKEPGTFLVRDSTSFRGSFGLAMKVPGSPSGSQTGEESSDLVRHFLIESSTKGVHLKGASEELYFGSLSAFVYQHSITQLALPCKLSIPTRDLADGEDSPDCAPESAPSLARKTAVCNVLYLNSVNVETLTGAPAILKGISCTLELETLPTPTLVHFRVTEQGVTLTDVQRKLFFRRHYPLAAIRFCGMDPENRKWQKYCKSSRIFGFVAKSQADSGNLCHLFAEYDTVQPVSLVIDLLRQLLPSP